In a single window of the Tepidisphaeraceae bacterium genome:
- a CDS encoding class I SAM-dependent methyltransferase, with protein MDASLFGQFERTARCKCCGNASTLYDVVDFNKNCEQPRRRVLETSGVPVYYHRCSSCDFIFTTAFDHFTPAMFASEIYNTEYRLVDPDYEESRPRGNAELIGKMFAASRTLNMLDYGGGNGLLAEVLKEKGFSSVATYDPFVAKHSARPSGEFDLLVSFEVLEHSPQPEATFADMSILLADPGLMLVSTVMQPSDLDATFGIRWWYIAPRNGHVSIFSPRALDALVRPFGFTRTSLSPALHLLYKTLPDFATHLLR; from the coding sequence ATGGATGCTTCCCTTTTTGGGCAATTCGAGAGGACGGCACGCTGCAAGTGCTGCGGCAACGCGTCCACCTTGTACGACGTGGTCGACTTCAATAAGAACTGCGAGCAGCCCCGACGGCGAGTGCTGGAGACTTCAGGCGTTCCCGTTTACTACCATCGTTGTTCCTCATGCGACTTCATCTTCACAACGGCGTTTGATCACTTTACGCCTGCCATGTTCGCCAGCGAGATCTACAACACAGAATATCGGCTAGTCGATCCGGATTACGAAGAAAGCCGGCCACGCGGGAATGCAGAGTTGATCGGGAAAATGTTCGCGGCATCACGCACGCTTAACATGTTGGATTACGGTGGCGGCAACGGGCTACTTGCCGAAGTGCTGAAAGAGAAGGGGTTCTCCTCTGTCGCCACGTACGACCCGTTCGTTGCGAAGCACTCCGCTCGCCCGTCCGGCGAGTTCGACCTGCTTGTTAGTTTTGAAGTGTTGGAGCACTCCCCGCAGCCGGAGGCGACGTTTGCCGACATGAGTATACTACTGGCGGACCCGGGCCTTATGCTTGTTTCGACTGTAATGCAACCCTCGGATCTGGATGCCACATTTGGGATCCGGTGGTGGTACATCGCACCGCGGAACGGGCATGTTTCGATTTTTTCACCGCGTGCCTTAGATGCGCTGGTACGTCCGTTCGGCTTTACGCGGACATCGCTAAGTCCCGCGTTGCATCTGCTGTACAAGACGCTTCCCGATTTCGCTACCCATTTGCTAAGATAG